One window of the Lytechinus variegatus isolate NC3 chromosome 3, Lvar_3.0, whole genome shotgun sequence genome contains the following:
- the LOC121410889 gene encoding low-density lipoprotein receptor-related protein 2-like isoform X3 has product MGVVEAVFIPCLAVVVVSFVHLSSAASLKNLDQSDATTIIEKFKRQIKPDVISKLPFCQRYDGSRGFRCSDGGCVRLREVCDGEPDCTDDAQTADDEDAMYCSANNLEEPCSTYQCSGGQCIPWDSTCDGDPVDCEYTGEDETEALCGVTCPGDVRRFHCNNSVCITRSLICDLLCDCYECDDEVGCAEHTYPCDDNKQFRCDDGTCILDDQLCDGKKNCPSGEDEEGCTDDHGCHIRQEFYCEANYRCLHRDRRCDGALDCPNGNDEKACGFTTCFSEEFRCASGKCIGREKRCDRVVDCPLPGDDEIGCNRECNEEEFECLDGECIPLYRACDGFAFDCKSYYGEDEDGCGQRRCPQHWYSCFNGRCLPENWRCDREPDCSFGEDETNCGQTIVSACVQGEFSCGDGHCISERHKCNGYNDCNNGLDEESCNLVTCPVGQVDCGNNYCVVGGRCDGTFDCSNRQDESGCPSTTTTCPAGQVDCGNNYCVVGGRCDGTFDCSNRQDESGCPSTTTTCPAGQVDCGNNYCVVGGRCDGTFDCSNRQDESGCPSTTTTCPAGQVDCGNNYCVVGGRCDGTFDCSNRQDESGCPSTTTTCPAGKVDCGNNYCVVGGRCDGTFDCSNRQDESGCPSTTTTCPAGQVDCGNNYCVYGTRCDGKTDCSNGSDEDGCILPFIDLEGTVRSLVEAVESLEQRVTNLEQLDLQNTLLYLQDQIDYIFASQQYYAHSDEEEEDLMTTQPATVGTVEGGIPDTTSKTNLASTKTSTTSSAADNVASTPISSTALSAADNDVASTPTSSSASSSANADVASTPTSSTASSAAKNNVASTPTSSTASSATNNDVASTPTSLTASSVANNYVASKPTSNSLHYAHSDEEEEDLVATQHVGVVEGGIHDASTSTSSTPSSAVNTDGASTFTSSTASSTVNTDVASTTPSPSASSSVTASTPSTVNEST; this is encoded by the exons ATGGGCGTTGTGGAAGCCGTATTCATACCATGCTTGGCCGTCGTCGTCGTCTCCTTCGTTCACCTTTCATCTGCAGCCAGTCTTAAGAATTTAGATCAAAGCGATGCAACAACG ATTATTGAAAAATTCAAGCGACAAATCAAACCAGATGTCATTTCGAAACTCC CTTTCTGCCAGCGATATGACGGGTCTCGGGGGTTCCGTTGCAGTGACGGTGGTTGTGTACGACTGAGAGAAGTCTGTGATGGTGAACCTGACTGTACAGATGATGCCCAAACAGCAGATGACGAGGATGCCATGTATTGCTCTGCAAACAACCTTGAAGAG CCATGTAGCACCTATCAATGTTCAGGAGGGCAGTGTATCCCCTGGGATTCAACGTGTGATGGTGATCCAGTAGACTGTGAATATACTGGAGAGGATGAGACTGAGGCACTTTGTGGAGTTACATGTCCTGGTGACGTCCGAAGGTTCCACTGTAATAATTCG GTTTGCATCACACGATCCCTGATCTGCGACCTCCTTTGTGATTGTTACGAATGCGATGACGAAGTCGGTTGTGCAGAGCATACTTATCCATGTGATGACAATAAGCAGTTCAGATGTGATGATGGTACTTGTATTCTTGATGATCAATTGTGTGATGGAAAGAAG AATTGCCCTTCGGGTGAAGATGAAGAAGGTTGTACAGATGATCATGGATGCCACATTCGACAAGAATTTTACTGCGAGGCAAACTATCGTTGCCTTCATCGCGACAGGCGGTGCGATGGTGCGCTAGACTGCCCCAATGGGAATGACGAGAAAGCATGCGGTTTCACCACTTGTTTCAGTGAAGAGTTCAGATGCGCTAGCG gAAAGTGTATCGGAAGAGAAAAACGGTGTGACAGGGTGGTTGATTGTCCATTGCCCGGAGACGATGAAATCGGCTGTAATCGAGAATGCAATGAGGAGGAGTTTGAATGCCTTGATGGTGAGTGCATCCCTCTCTACCGGGCCTGCGATGGATTTGCATTCGACTGCAAATCCTACTACGGAGAGGATGAAGACGGGTGTGGTCAGAGAAGATGTCCGCAGCACTGGTATTCTTGCTTCAATGGTCGGTGCCTACCTGAAAACTGGAGGTGCGATCGAGAACCAGATTGCAGCTTTGGTGAGGACGAGACCAACTGCGGACAAACG ATCGTTTCAGCTTGTGTTCAGGGAGAGTTTAGCTGTGGTGACGGTCACTGCATCTCTGAAAGACATAAATGCAATGGCTACAATGACTGCAACAATGGACTGGATGAAGAAAGTTGTAACCTAGTTACATGTCCTGTAGGACAAGTCGACTGTGGTAACaactattgtgttgttggtggAAGATGTGATGGCACGTTTGACTGCAGCAACAGACAAGATGAAAGTGGTTGTCCATCTACAACAACTACATGTCCAGCTGGGCAGGTTGACTGTGGTAACaactattgtgttgttggtggAAGATGTGATGGCACGTTTGACTGCAGCAACAGACAAGATGAAAGTGGTTGTCCATCTACAACAACTACATGTCCAGCTGGGCAGGTTGACTGTGGTAACaactattgtgttgttggtggAAGATGTGATGGCACGTTTGACTGCAGCAACAGACAAGATGAAAGTGGTTGTCCATCTACAACAACTACATGTCCAGCTGGGCAGGTTGACTGTGGCAACaactattgtgttgttggtggAAGATGTGATGGTACGTTTGACTGCAGCAACAGACAAGATGAAAGTGGTTGCCCATCTACAACAACTACATGTCCAGCAGGAAAAGTTGACTGTGGCAACaactattgtgttgttggtggAAGATGCGATGGTACGTTTGACTGCAGCAACAGACAAGATGAAAGTGGTTGTCCATCTACAACAACTACATGTCCAgccggacaggttgactgtggCAACAACTATTGCGTCTATGGCACAAGATGCGATGGCAAGACCGACTGCAGCAATGGGAGTGATGAAGATGGCTGTATTCTTCCATTTATAG ATCTTGAAGGGACTGTGAGGTCTTTGGTTGAGGCTGTGGAATCTCTTGAGCAACGAGTGACAAATTTGGAGCAATTAG aCTTACAGAATACTTTGCTTTACCTTCAAGACCAGATCGATTATATCTTTGCTTCGCAGCAGTATTATGCACATTCagatgaagaagag gaggatCTAATGACTACTCAACCTGCCACAGTGGGCACAGTGGAAGGAGGTATTCCTGATACGACGTCGAAGACGAATTTAGCATCAACAAAAACTTCAACTACGTCATCGGCAGCCGATAATGTTGCGTCGACACCGATTTCATCAACTGCATTATCGGCAGCCGATAATGATGTTGCATCGACACCAACTTCATCATCTGCATCATCATCAGCCAATGCTGATGTTGCGTCGACACCTACTTCGTCAACTGCATCATCGGCAGCCAAAAATAATGTTGCGTCGACACCCACTTCGTCAACTGCATCATCGGCGACCAATAATGATGTTGCGTCGACACCCACTTCGTTAACTGCATCATCGGTGGCCAATAATTATGTTGCGTCAAAACCAACTTCAAATTCTTTACACTATGCACATTCggatgaagaagaggaggatCTCGTGGCTACTCAACATGTGGGCGTAGTGGAAGGAGGTATTCACGATGCGTCGACATCCACTTCGTCAACTCCATCATCGGCAGTCAATACTGATGGTGCGTCGACATTCACTTCGTCAACTGCATCATCGACAGTCAATACTGATGTTGCGTCGACAACCCCTTCACCCTCTGCGTCATCATCTGTTACTGCCTCTACGCCATCGACGGTCAATGAATCTACATAG
- the LOC121410889 gene encoding low-density lipoprotein receptor-related protein 2-like isoform X1, protein MGVVEAVFIPCLAVVVVSFVHLSSAASLKNLDQSDATTIIEKFKRQIKPDVISKLPFCQRYDGSRGFRCSDGGCVRLREVCDGEPDCTDDAQTADDEDAMYCSANNLEEPCSTYQCSGGQCIPWDSTCDGDPVDCEYTGEDETEALCGVTCPGDVRRFHCNNSVCITRSLICDLLCDCYECDDEVGCAEHTYPCDDNKQFRCDDGTCILDDQLCDGKKNCPSGEDEEGCTDDHGCHIRQEFYCEANYRCLHRDRRCDGALDCPNGNDEKACGFTTCFSEEFRCASGKCIGREKRCDRVVDCPLPGDDEIGCNRECNEEEFECLDGECIPLYRACDGFAFDCKSYYGEDEDGCGQRRCPQHWYSCFNGRCLPENWRCDREPDCSFGEDETNCGQTIVSACVQGEFSCGDGHCISERHKCNGYNDCNNGLDEESCNLVTCPVGQVDCGNNYCVVGGRCDGTFDCSNRQDESGCPSTTTTCPAGQVDCGNNYCVVGGRCDGTFDCSNRQDESGCPSTTTTCPAGQVDCGNNYCVVGGRCDGTFDCSNRQDESGCPSTTTTCPAGQVDCGNNYCVVGGRCDGTFDCSNRQDESGCPSTTTTCPAGKVDCGNNYCVVGGRCDGTFDCSNRQDESGCPSTTTTCPAGQVDCGNNYCVYGTRCDGKTDCSNGSDEDGCILPFIDLEGTVRSLVEAVESLEQRVTNLEQLDLQNTLLYLQDQIDYIFASQQYYAHSDEEEEDLMTTQPATVGTVEGGIPDTTSKTNLASTKTSTTSSAADNVASTPISSTALSAADNDVASTPTSSSASSSANADVASTPTSSTASSAAKNNVASTPTSSTASSATNNDVASTPASLTASSVANNYVASKPTSNSLHYAHSDEEEEDLMTTQPATVGTVEGGIPDTTSKTNLASTKTSTTSSAADNVASTPISSTALSAADNDVASTPTSSSASSSANADVASTPTSSTASSAAKNNVASTPTSSTASSATNNDVASTPTSLTASSVANNYVASKPTSNSLHYAHSDEEEEDLVATQHVGVVEGGIHDASTSTSSTPSSAVNTDGASTFTSSTASSTVNTDVASTTPSPSASSSVTASTPSTVNEST, encoded by the exons ATGGGCGTTGTGGAAGCCGTATTCATACCATGCTTGGCCGTCGTCGTCGTCTCCTTCGTTCACCTTTCATCTGCAGCCAGTCTTAAGAATTTAGATCAAAGCGATGCAACAACG ATTATTGAAAAATTCAAGCGACAAATCAAACCAGATGTCATTTCGAAACTCC CTTTCTGCCAGCGATATGACGGGTCTCGGGGGTTCCGTTGCAGTGACGGTGGTTGTGTACGACTGAGAGAAGTCTGTGATGGTGAACCTGACTGTACAGATGATGCCCAAACAGCAGATGACGAGGATGCCATGTATTGCTCTGCAAACAACCTTGAAGAG CCATGTAGCACCTATCAATGTTCAGGAGGGCAGTGTATCCCCTGGGATTCAACGTGTGATGGTGATCCAGTAGACTGTGAATATACTGGAGAGGATGAGACTGAGGCACTTTGTGGAGTTACATGTCCTGGTGACGTCCGAAGGTTCCACTGTAATAATTCG GTTTGCATCACACGATCCCTGATCTGCGACCTCCTTTGTGATTGTTACGAATGCGATGACGAAGTCGGTTGTGCAGAGCATACTTATCCATGTGATGACAATAAGCAGTTCAGATGTGATGATGGTACTTGTATTCTTGATGATCAATTGTGTGATGGAAAGAAG AATTGCCCTTCGGGTGAAGATGAAGAAGGTTGTACAGATGATCATGGATGCCACATTCGACAAGAATTTTACTGCGAGGCAAACTATCGTTGCCTTCATCGCGACAGGCGGTGCGATGGTGCGCTAGACTGCCCCAATGGGAATGACGAGAAAGCATGCGGTTTCACCACTTGTTTCAGTGAAGAGTTCAGATGCGCTAGCG gAAAGTGTATCGGAAGAGAAAAACGGTGTGACAGGGTGGTTGATTGTCCATTGCCCGGAGACGATGAAATCGGCTGTAATCGAGAATGCAATGAGGAGGAGTTTGAATGCCTTGATGGTGAGTGCATCCCTCTCTACCGGGCCTGCGATGGATTTGCATTCGACTGCAAATCCTACTACGGAGAGGATGAAGACGGGTGTGGTCAGAGAAGATGTCCGCAGCACTGGTATTCTTGCTTCAATGGTCGGTGCCTACCTGAAAACTGGAGGTGCGATCGAGAACCAGATTGCAGCTTTGGTGAGGACGAGACCAACTGCGGACAAACG ATCGTTTCAGCTTGTGTTCAGGGAGAGTTTAGCTGTGGTGACGGTCACTGCATCTCTGAAAGACATAAATGCAATGGCTACAATGACTGCAACAATGGACTGGATGAAGAAAGTTGTAACCTAGTTACATGTCCTGTAGGACAAGTCGACTGTGGTAACaactattgtgttgttggtggAAGATGTGATGGCACGTTTGACTGCAGCAACAGACAAGATGAAAGTGGTTGTCCATCTACAACAACTACATGTCCAGCTGGGCAGGTTGACTGTGGTAACaactattgtgttgttggtggAAGATGTGATGGCACGTTTGACTGCAGCAACAGACAAGATGAAAGTGGTTGTCCATCTACAACAACTACATGTCCAGCTGGGCAGGTTGACTGTGGTAACaactattgtgttgttggtggAAGATGTGATGGCACGTTTGACTGCAGCAACAGACAAGATGAAAGTGGTTGTCCATCTACAACAACTACATGTCCAGCTGGGCAGGTTGACTGTGGCAACaactattgtgttgttggtggAAGATGTGATGGTACGTTTGACTGCAGCAACAGACAAGATGAAAGTGGTTGCCCATCTACAACAACTACATGTCCAGCAGGAAAAGTTGACTGTGGCAACaactattgtgttgttggtggAAGATGCGATGGTACGTTTGACTGCAGCAACAGACAAGATGAAAGTGGTTGTCCATCTACAACAACTACATGTCCAgccggacaggttgactgtggCAACAACTATTGCGTCTATGGCACAAGATGCGATGGCAAGACCGACTGCAGCAATGGGAGTGATGAAGATGGCTGTATTCTTCCATTTATAG ATCTTGAAGGGACTGTGAGGTCTTTGGTTGAGGCTGTGGAATCTCTTGAGCAACGAGTGACAAATTTGGAGCAATTAG aCTTACAGAATACTTTGCTTTACCTTCAAGACCAGATCGATTATATCTTTGCTTCGCAGCAGTATTATGCACATTCagatgaagaagaggaggatCTAATGACTACTCAACCTGCCACAGTGGGCACAGTGGAAGGAGGTATTCCTGATACGACGTCGAAGACGAATTTAGCATCAACAAAAACTTCAACTACATCATCGGCAGCCGATAATGTTGCGTCGACACCGATTTCATCAACTGCATTATCGGCAGCCGATAATGATGTTGCATCGACACCAACTTCATCATCTGCATCATCATCAGCCAATGCTGATGTTGCGTCGACACCTACTTCGTCAACTGCATCATCGGCAGCCAAAAATAATGTTGCGTCGACACCCACTTCGTCAACTGCATCATCGGCGACCAATAATGATGTTGCGTCGACACCCGCTTCGTTAACTGCATCATCGGTGGCCAATAATTATGTTGCGTCAAAACCAACTTCAAATTCTTTACACTATGCACATTCggatgaagaagaggaggatCTAATGACTACTCAACCTGCCACAGTGGGCACAGTGGAAGGAGGTATTCCTGATACGACGTCGAAGACGAATTTAGCATCAACAAAAACTTCAACTACGTCATCGGCAGCCGATAATGTTGCGTCGACACCGATTTCATCAACTGCATTATCGGCAGCCGATAATGATGTTGCATCGACACCAACTTCATCATCTGCATCATCATCAGCCAATGCTGATGTTGCGTCGACACCTACTTCGTCAACTGCATCATCGGCAGCCAAAAATAATGTTGCGTCGACACCCACTTCGTCAACTGCATCATCGGCGACCAATAATGATGTTGCGTCGACACCCACTTCGTTAACTGCATCATCGGTGGCCAATAATTATGTTGCGTCAAAACCAACTTCAAATTCTTTACACTATGCACATTCggatgaagaagaggaggatCTCGTGGCTACTCAACATGTGGGCGTAGTGGAAGGAGGTATTCACGATGCGTCGACATCCACTTCGTCAACTCCATCATCGGCAGTCAATACTGATGGTGCGTCGACATTCACTTCGTCAACTGCATCATCGACAGTCAATACTGATGTTGCGTCGACAACCCCTTCACCCTCTGCGTCATCATCTGTTACTGCCTCTACGCCATCGACGGTCAATGAATCTACATAG
- the LOC121410889 gene encoding low-density lipoprotein receptor-related protein 2-like isoform X2 — protein MGVVEAVFIPCLAVVVVSFVHLSSAASLKNLDQSDATTIIEKFKRQIKPDVISKLPFCQRYDGSRGFRCSDGGCVRLREVCDGEPDCTDDAQTADDEDAMYCSANNLEEPCSTYQCSGGQCIPWDSTCDGDPVDCEYTGEDETEALCGVTCPGDVRRFHCNNSVCITRSLICDLLCDCYECDDEVGCAEHTYPCDDNKQFRCDDGTCILDDQLCDGKKNCPSGEDEEGCTDDHGCHIRQEFYCEANYRCLHRDRRCDGALDCPNGNDEKACGFTTCFSEEFRCASGKCIGREKRCDRVVDCPLPGDDEIGCNRECNEEEFECLDGECIPLYRACDGFAFDCKSYYGEDEDGCGQRRCPQHWYSCFNGRCLPENWRCDREPDCSFGEDETNCGQTGEFSCGDGHCISERHKCNGYNDCNNGLDEESCNLVTCPVGQVDCGNNYCVVGGRCDGTFDCSNRQDESGCPSTTTTCPAGQVDCGNNYCVVGGRCDGTFDCSNRQDESGCPSTTTTCPAGQVDCGNNYCVVGGRCDGTFDCSNRQDESGCPSTTTTCPAGQVDCGNNYCVVGGRCDGTFDCSNRQDESGCPSTTTTCPAGKVDCGNNYCVVGGRCDGTFDCSNRQDESGCPSTTTTCPAGQVDCGNNYCVYGTRCDGKTDCSNGSDEDGCILPFIDLEGTVRSLVEAVESLEQRVTNLEQLDLQNTLLYLQDQIDYIFASQQYYAHSDEEEEDLMTTQPATVGTVEGGIPDTTSKTNLASTKTSTTSSAADNVASTPISSTALSAADNDVASTPTSSSASSSANADVASTPTSSTASSAAKNNVASTPTSSTASSATNNDVASTPASLTASSVANNYVASKPTSNSLHYAHSDEEEEDLMTTQPATVGTVEGGIPDTTSKTNLASTKTSTTSSAADNVASTPISSTALSAADNDVASTPTSSSASSSANADVASTPTSSTASSAAKNNVASTPTSSTASSATNNDVASTPTSLTASSVANNYVASKPTSNSLHYAHSDEEEEDLVATQHVGVVEGGIHDASTSTSSTPSSAVNTDGASTFTSSTASSTVNTDVASTTPSPSASSSVTASTPSTVNEST, from the exons ATGGGCGTTGTGGAAGCCGTATTCATACCATGCTTGGCCGTCGTCGTCGTCTCCTTCGTTCACCTTTCATCTGCAGCCAGTCTTAAGAATTTAGATCAAAGCGATGCAACAACG ATTATTGAAAAATTCAAGCGACAAATCAAACCAGATGTCATTTCGAAACTCC CTTTCTGCCAGCGATATGACGGGTCTCGGGGGTTCCGTTGCAGTGACGGTGGTTGTGTACGACTGAGAGAAGTCTGTGATGGTGAACCTGACTGTACAGATGATGCCCAAACAGCAGATGACGAGGATGCCATGTATTGCTCTGCAAACAACCTTGAAGAG CCATGTAGCACCTATCAATGTTCAGGAGGGCAGTGTATCCCCTGGGATTCAACGTGTGATGGTGATCCAGTAGACTGTGAATATACTGGAGAGGATGAGACTGAGGCACTTTGTGGAGTTACATGTCCTGGTGACGTCCGAAGGTTCCACTGTAATAATTCG GTTTGCATCACACGATCCCTGATCTGCGACCTCCTTTGTGATTGTTACGAATGCGATGACGAAGTCGGTTGTGCAGAGCATACTTATCCATGTGATGACAATAAGCAGTTCAGATGTGATGATGGTACTTGTATTCTTGATGATCAATTGTGTGATGGAAAGAAG AATTGCCCTTCGGGTGAAGATGAAGAAGGTTGTACAGATGATCATGGATGCCACATTCGACAAGAATTTTACTGCGAGGCAAACTATCGTTGCCTTCATCGCGACAGGCGGTGCGATGGTGCGCTAGACTGCCCCAATGGGAATGACGAGAAAGCATGCGGTTTCACCACTTGTTTCAGTGAAGAGTTCAGATGCGCTAGCG gAAAGTGTATCGGAAGAGAAAAACGGTGTGACAGGGTGGTTGATTGTCCATTGCCCGGAGACGATGAAATCGGCTGTAATCGAGAATGCAATGAGGAGGAGTTTGAATGCCTTGATGGTGAGTGCATCCCTCTCTACCGGGCCTGCGATGGATTTGCATTCGACTGCAAATCCTACTACGGAGAGGATGAAGACGGGTGTGGTCAGAGAAGATGTCCGCAGCACTGGTATTCTTGCTTCAATGGTCGGTGCCTACCTGAAAACTGGAGGTGCGATCGAGAACCAGATTGCAGCTTTGGTGAGGACGAGACCAACTGCGGACAAACG GGAGAGTTTAGCTGTGGTGACGGTCACTGCATCTCTGAAAGACATAAATGCAATGGCTACAATGACTGCAACAATGGACTGGATGAAGAAAGTTGTAACCTAGTTACATGTCCTGTAGGACAAGTCGACTGTGGTAACaactattgtgttgttggtggAAGATGTGATGGCACGTTTGACTGCAGCAACAGACAAGATGAAAGTGGTTGTCCATCTACAACAACTACATGTCCAGCTGGGCAGGTTGACTGTGGTAACaactattgtgttgttggtggAAGATGTGATGGCACGTTTGACTGCAGCAACAGACAAGATGAAAGTGGTTGTCCATCTACAACAACTACATGTCCAGCTGGGCAGGTTGACTGTGGTAACaactattgtgttgttggtggAAGATGTGATGGCACGTTTGACTGCAGCAACAGACAAGATGAAAGTGGTTGTCCATCTACAACAACTACATGTCCAGCTGGGCAGGTTGACTGTGGCAACaactattgtgttgttggtggAAGATGTGATGGTACGTTTGACTGCAGCAACAGACAAGATGAAAGTGGTTGCCCATCTACAACAACTACATGTCCAGCAGGAAAAGTTGACTGTGGCAACaactattgtgttgttggtggAAGATGCGATGGTACGTTTGACTGCAGCAACAGACAAGATGAAAGTGGTTGTCCATCTACAACAACTACATGTCCAgccggacaggttgactgtggCAACAACTATTGCGTCTATGGCACAAGATGCGATGGCAAGACCGACTGCAGCAATGGGAGTGATGAAGATGGCTGTATTCTTCCATTTATAG ATCTTGAAGGGACTGTGAGGTCTTTGGTTGAGGCTGTGGAATCTCTTGAGCAACGAGTGACAAATTTGGAGCAATTAG aCTTACAGAATACTTTGCTTTACCTTCAAGACCAGATCGATTATATCTTTGCTTCGCAGCAGTATTATGCACATTCagatgaagaagaggaggatCTAATGACTACTCAACCTGCCACAGTGGGCACAGTGGAAGGAGGTATTCCTGATACGACGTCGAAGACGAATTTAGCATCAACAAAAACTTCAACTACATCATCGGCAGCCGATAATGTTGCGTCGACACCGATTTCATCAACTGCATTATCGGCAGCCGATAATGATGTTGCATCGACACCAACTTCATCATCTGCATCATCATCAGCCAATGCTGATGTTGCGTCGACACCTACTTCGTCAACTGCATCATCGGCAGCCAAAAATAATGTTGCGTCGACACCCACTTCGTCAACTGCATCATCGGCGACCAATAATGATGTTGCGTCGACACCCGCTTCGTTAACTGCATCATCGGTGGCCAATAATTATGTTGCGTCAAAACCAACTTCAAATTCTTTACACTATGCACATTCggatgaagaagaggaggatCTAATGACTACTCAACCTGCCACAGTGGGCACAGTGGAAGGAGGTATTCCTGATACGACGTCGAAGACGAATTTAGCATCAACAAAAACTTCAACTACGTCATCGGCAGCCGATAATGTTGCGTCGACACCGATTTCATCAACTGCATTATCGGCAGCCGATAATGATGTTGCATCGACACCAACTTCATCATCTGCATCATCATCAGCCAATGCTGATGTTGCGTCGACACCTACTTCGTCAACTGCATCATCGGCAGCCAAAAATAATGTTGCGTCGACACCCACTTCGTCAACTGCATCATCGGCGACCAATAATGATGTTGCGTCGACACCCACTTCGTTAACTGCATCATCGGTGGCCAATAATTATGTTGCGTCAAAACCAACTTCAAATTCTTTACACTATGCACATTCggatgaagaagaggaggatCTCGTGGCTACTCAACATGTGGGCGTAGTGGAAGGAGGTATTCACGATGCGTCGACATCCACTTCGTCAACTCCATCATCGGCAGTCAATACTGATGGTGCGTCGACATTCACTTCGTCAACTGCATCATCGACAGTCAATACTGATGTTGCGTCGACAACCCCTTCACCCTCTGCGTCATCATCTGTTACTGCCTCTACGCCATCGACGGTCAATGAATCTACATAG